A single window of Chloroflexia bacterium SDU3-3 DNA harbors:
- a CDS encoding AraC family transcriptional regulator, producing the protein MEAMAWKRSEYEAQRAEATRQELAERIAWAVREDGVAEPLPWLRLRRADAPTELGHGVSAPSFCVIAQGSKEILLGEKRYRYDPAHYLITTASLPIASRISEASREQPFLNMVFHLDVPQISAVMAEAGHMLERGCPAVTAIDVSALDMGLLDAAARLMRLLENPTESRLLAPLVLREILYRLLMGEQRERLGQIVAQGGAGQRIAAVVDRLRREFDQPLRIDELARDHGMSVSGFHHHFRAFTAMSPLQFQKQLRLQEARRLMLSEGLDAASAGFRVGYSNASHFTREYKRLFGAPPLRDVEHLRDASGQRAVAQGAV; encoded by the coding sequence ATGGAAGCGATGGCATGGAAGAGGAGCGAGTACGAGGCGCAGCGGGCCGAGGCCACCCGCCAGGAGCTGGCCGAGCGGATCGCCTGGGCCGTGCGCGAGGATGGCGTGGCCGAGCCGCTGCCCTGGCTGCGCCTGCGCCGCGCCGACGCCCCCACCGAGCTGGGGCACGGCGTCTCCGCCCCCTCGTTCTGCGTGATCGCGCAGGGCAGCAAGGAGATCCTGCTGGGCGAGAAGCGCTACCGCTACGACCCGGCCCACTACCTGATTACCACCGCCTCGCTGCCGATCGCCAGCCGCATCTCCGAGGCCAGCCGCGAGCAGCCCTTCCTCAACATGGTCTTCCACCTGGATGTGCCCCAGATCAGCGCCGTGATGGCCGAGGCGGGCCACATGCTGGAGCGCGGCTGCCCGGCGGTGACGGCCATCGACGTGAGCGCGCTGGATATGGGCCTGCTGGATGCGGCGGCGCGCCTGATGCGCCTGCTGGAGAACCCCACCGAGTCGCGGCTGCTGGCCCCGCTGGTGCTGCGCGAGATCCTCTACCGCCTGCTGATGGGCGAGCAGCGCGAGCGGCTGGGCCAGATCGTGGCGCAGGGCGGCGCGGGCCAGCGCATCGCCGCCGTGGTCGACCGGCTGCGGCGTGAGTTCGACCAGCCCCTGCGCATCGACGAGCTGGCCCGCGACCACGGCATGAGTGTCTCGGGCTTCCACCACCACTTCCGCGCCTTCACCGCCATGAGCCCGCTGCAGTTCCAGAAGCAGCTGCGCCTGCAGGAGGCCCGCCGCCTGATGCTGAGCGAGGGCCTGGATGCCGCCAGCGCCGGGTTCCGCGTGGGCTACAGCAACGCCTCGCACTTCACGCGCGAGTACAAGCGGCTGTTCGGCGCGCCGCCGCTGCGCGATGTTGAGCACCTGCGCGACGCCAGCGGCCAGCGCGCGGTGGCCCAGGGCGCGGTGTAG